In a single window of the Phycisphaerae bacterium genome:
- a CDS encoding DUF1559 domain-containing protein translates to MSRVARWSWIGVLWLGVACPAVSAGEMSDLFPEGTILYLNWPGLDQLSQSCEDTALGRIMAEPQMAPLREKLMPALVALIKKQAASQAEEELAGVACDLARSLGKYPFAVGLGSVGGGGTMVDAALVVRAGKDAPKLQDQVEKLARRAELPLDAATTLPADSKLKMKELAILGPLMPIRWGVVGDDFIVSLGTKTTDLLIGSDGVKRLTGSPHFTAAMKATGGSGAPPLLYLDLAETVRTLEAFQAMFAAGDVPILGVPGGLRKVLDETGLGKLESLTLVQTPQAGGFRTTFFARVPGMGRSEGNGLCGEPLTDADLALVPKDATSASVDNGDVAELYRWGLNLTKILGPEVADPVSQGIAEVEKRLGMKVDEDLLAGFGDTWVWYNSPSAGGFWFTGLTVIAEVKADNKLDQGLQAIVKAIAEAADAEDQVTVQHETYRDQTITFVNCPGVPMPIAPAWTIYKNRWVMALYPQMVRTALDHMMNQGPSLLDNADFQRGYQLLPKGASSVVYSDTAEGVRQLYAIGLPVSQLLLSIGQGEGLELDASVLPSLTCISKHLFGDVGCLVAVPDGWMMVGHGPLPVEIPSMGEGGMAIPLAVSILLPSLARARETAREMVSLTNLKSIGIGLHMYASEHHGNFPPDLNTLLKAGTIKPEILISPLDRDPSRKCSYIYVAGHTDKSNPGDILAYERPPSGGKERIGVLFLDGHAERMSMTAFEEALKNTAERLGRPLKAGEENEGAPVKEKEQREESK, encoded by the coding sequence ATGAGTCGGGTCGCGCGATGGAGTTGGATCGGGGTGCTTTGGCTGGGGGTGGCTTGTCCAGCCGTTTCGGCAGGCGAGATGTCGGACCTGTTCCCGGAAGGAACGATCTTGTACCTGAACTGGCCGGGCCTCGACCAGTTGTCCCAGAGCTGCGAGGATACCGCCCTGGGCAGAATCATGGCCGAGCCTCAGATGGCCCCACTCCGCGAGAAGCTCATGCCGGCACTGGTCGCTCTGATCAAGAAACAGGCGGCCAGCCAGGCGGAGGAGGAGCTCGCGGGCGTAGCTTGTGATCTGGCGCGGAGTTTGGGCAAGTATCCCTTCGCGGTCGGTCTGGGGAGTGTGGGCGGCGGCGGCACGATGGTCGATGCGGCCCTCGTGGTGCGTGCGGGGAAGGACGCACCCAAGCTGCAGGACCAGGTTGAGAAGCTGGCCCGGCGGGCGGAGTTGCCGCTCGACGCCGCCACCACGCTGCCGGCAGACTCGAAGCTGAAGATGAAGGAACTGGCCATCCTCGGCCCACTGATGCCGATTCGCTGGGGTGTGGTCGGTGATGACTTCATCGTCTCCTTGGGCACCAAGACGACGGACCTGCTCATTGGCAGTGACGGGGTCAAGCGACTGACCGGCTCGCCGCACTTCACGGCCGCCATGAAGGCCACCGGCGGCTCGGGTGCCCCCCCCCTGCTGTATCTCGACTTGGCCGAGACGGTGAGAACGCTCGAGGCGTTTCAGGCCATGTTCGCGGCCGGCGATGTGCCGATCCTGGGTGTGCCTGGCGGACTGCGCAAGGTTCTGGACGAGACCGGCCTCGGTAAGCTGGAGTCGCTCACTCTGGTCCAGACCCCGCAAGCGGGTGGGTTCAGAACGACCTTCTTCGCCCGCGTCCCCGGCATGGGCCGCAGCGAAGGCAACGGGCTGTGCGGCGAGCCGCTGACCGACGCGGATCTAGCCCTCGTTCCCAAGGACGCCACCAGCGCATCGGTCGACAACGGGGACGTGGCTGAGCTATACCGGTGGGGGCTGAATCTGACGAAGATTCTCGGCCCGGAGGTGGCAGATCCCGTCTCACAGGGAATCGCCGAGGTCGAGAAACGGCTCGGGATGAAGGTAGACGAGGACCTGTTAGCCGGGTTCGGGGATACGTGGGTCTGGTACAACTCGCCCAGCGCCGGGGGCTTCTGGTTCACCGGGCTGACCGTCATCGCCGAGGTCAAGGCGGACAATAAACTCGATCAAGGTTTGCAGGCCATCGTCAAGGCGATCGCGGAAGCCGCCGACGCCGAGGACCAGGTCACTGTCCAACATGAGACCTACCGCGACCAGACGATCACCTTCGTGAACTGCCCGGGCGTCCCCATGCCGATCGCCCCGGCCTGGACGATCTACAAGAATCGGTGGGTCATGGCTCTGTACCCGCAGATGGTTCGTACGGCCCTCGACCACATGATGAACCAGGGGCCGTCGCTGCTGGACAATGCCGACTTCCAGCGGGGCTACCAGCTGCTGCCCAAGGGGGCAAGCTCAGTCGTCTACAGCGATACGGCCGAAGGGGTACGTCAACTCTATGCCATCGGCCTGCCCGTCTCCCAACTGCTGCTGTCCATCGGCCAGGGGGAGGGACTCGAGCTCGACGCGAGCGTGCTGCCCTCGCTGACCTGTATCAGCAAGCACCTGTTCGGGGACGTTGGGTGTCTCGTGGCGGTACCCGACGGTTGGATGATGGTCGGGCACGGCCCGCTGCCCGTCGAGATCCCTTCGATGGGTGAAGGTGGCATGGCGATCCCGCTGGCGGTCTCGATCCTGCTCCCGTCCTTGGCTCGGGCCCGGGAGACCGCGAGGGAGATGGTCTCCCTCACCAATTTGAAGAGTATCGGTATCGGCCTGCACATGTATGCAAGCGAGCACCACGGCAACTTCCCTCCCGATCTCAACACTCTGCTCAAGGCCGGCACGATCAAGCCCGAGATACTCATTTCACCTCTCGATCGAGACCCGAGCCGCAAGTGTTCCTACATCTACGTCGCCGGCCATACCGATAAGAGCAATCCGGGCGACATTCTGGCCTACGAGCGACCACCGAGCGGCGGCAAGGAACGCATCGGCGTACTCTTCCTGGACGGCCACGCAGAACGGATGAGCATGACCGCCTTCGAGGAAGCCCTGAAGAACACGGCGGAGCGCCTCGGCCGGCCGCTGAAAGCCGGCGAAGAAAACGAGGGGGCCCCGGTGAAGGAAAAGGAGCAGAGAGAGGAATCGAAGTAA
- a CDS encoding flagellar basal body P-ring protein FlgI: protein MKGWFSLATSCSGMLAVVLVAGCSDWMGKSKKPTTRPAGTTDSISTASPQQATLALQGAIGAATYVEGGRLLPVRGYGLVVGLGGKGSRNCPPSVRDYLRKELARQRVTSTGDDDNVPSPDALLNSLDTAVVVVDAEVPAAAAKQRAFDVRVQAMDPDTQSIAGGILLPCDLKIYREVGPAEVIEGKTHAQAQGPVFTNPFVGGANAGTTVDPREGLVIGGGSNLVVRKVEMVCVVESYSVVRQIRDVINRRFPTTPPAADAISPTTVQLTIPAEYRGRENRFIEKVRYLPLTSSNAQLEARAKALIVEFTRENAPLEELSLAVEGVGLSAVRMLQPLYTHPRKAVNYYAARAGLRLGDNLGVEVVVRHAEDPKSSYRRMAVRELGHCVHNPRAIAALRTLLTDPEVQLRLLAYESLRDADPEGISQVVVGKKPQNFVLEVVESSGPATVYARRSQFRRIALIGGDRMVCRPPLLYSQQGKPITLSADEGDRSLTLIRKNASGGILIGPIQVPPDVPTLVRFLGQDLSRNFEGKVEGLGLDYAVILDLLYRLSEQGGLSADVRWEESSIEDLFGPVAPVGRPESEL, encoded by the coding sequence ATGAAGGGTTGGTTTTCCCTTGCGACATCGTGTTCGGGCATGCTTGCGGTGGTGCTGGTTGCGGGCTGCAGCGACTGGATGGGCAAGTCCAAGAAGCCGACGACTCGCCCCGCCGGCACGACCGACAGCATCTCCACTGCATCCCCCCAGCAGGCCACGCTGGCCCTGCAGGGTGCCATAGGTGCGGCCACCTACGTCGAGGGCGGCCGGCTGCTGCCCGTTCGCGGCTACGGTCTGGTGGTCGGGCTCGGTGGAAAGGGCAGCCGGAATTGCCCGCCCAGTGTTCGTGACTACCTCCGCAAGGAACTCGCCCGCCAGCGGGTGACCAGCACCGGCGACGATGACAATGTCCCCAGCCCCGACGCACTCCTCAACAGTCTGGACACGGCGGTCGTCGTCGTGGATGCGGAGGTACCGGCCGCCGCCGCCAAGCAGCGCGCCTTCGACGTCCGCGTTCAAGCGATGGATCCCGACACCCAGTCGATCGCCGGCGGTATCCTCCTGCCGTGCGACCTGAAGATCTACCGCGAGGTCGGGCCGGCCGAGGTGATTGAAGGCAAGACCCATGCTCAAGCCCAGGGGCCGGTCTTCACCAATCCGTTTGTCGGAGGAGCGAATGCCGGGACCACCGTCGACCCGCGGGAAGGGCTGGTCATCGGTGGTGGCTCGAACCTGGTCGTGCGCAAGGTGGAGATGGTCTGTGTGGTCGAATCGTACTCCGTGGTCCGCCAGATTCGCGACGTCATCAACCGCCGTTTTCCCACCACACCCCCCGCTGCAGATGCGATCAGCCCAACGACGGTGCAGTTGACGATCCCGGCCGAGTACCGGGGGCGCGAGAACCGTTTCATCGAGAAGGTCCGCTATCTGCCCTTGACATCGTCCAACGCCCAGCTGGAAGCCCGGGCCAAGGCGTTGATTGTGGAGTTCACCCGCGAGAACGCGCCCCTGGAGGAACTCAGTCTCGCGGTCGAGGGCGTCGGGCTCTCGGCAGTGCGGATGCTTCAGCCTCTCTACACTCACCCGCGCAAGGCAGTCAACTACTACGCCGCCCGGGCCGGCTTGCGGCTGGGAGACAATCTGGGCGTCGAGGTGGTGGTCCGACATGCCGAGGACCCCAAGAGCAGCTATCGCCGGATGGCCGTCCGGGAACTGGGGCATTGTGTCCACAATCCTCGAGCGATCGCCGCACTCCGTACGCTGTTGACCGACCCGGAAGTTCAGCTTCGCCTTCTGGCCTACGAGTCGCTCCGCGACGCGGATCCGGAGGGCATTTCCCAGGTCGTGGTCGGCAAGAAGCCTCAGAACTTCGTCCTCGAGGTCGTCGAATCCAGTGGCCCGGCGACGGTCTATGCCCGCCGCAGCCAGTTTCGGCGCATCGCCCTCATCGGGGGCGACCGAATGGTCTGTCGACCTCCGCTACTCTACTCCCAGCAGGGCAAGCCGATCACTCTCTCGGCCGATGAGGGCGACAGGAGCTTGACTTTGATCCGCAAGAACGCCTCGGGGGGCATCCTCATCGGTCCCATCCAGGTCCCGCCAGACGTGCCCACCCTGGTTCGGTTCCTCGGCCAGGACCTGAGCCGCAACTTCGAAGGCAAGGTCGAGGGGCTCGGGCTCGACTATGCGGTCATTCTCGATCTTCTGTACCGGCTCAGCGAGCAGGGCGGACTCAGCGCGGATGTCCGCTGGGAGGAGTCCAGCATCGAGGACCTGTTCGGCCCGGTGGCTCCGGTTGGGCGCCCCGAATCCGAACTCTGA
- a CDS encoding S1/P1 nuclease translates to MRIRGARVVAAIVVGLVPSPCFAWAGDGHRIIAEIAARQLDPRTEQEIRALLGDKSIVEVANWADEIKSDRSYDWAKPLHYVNVPAGATSFKMDRDCAKSGCVVSAILDYQTVLLDEKATTAQRAEALKFLIHFVGDIHQPLHVGRAVDRGGNDIKVEFFFDRTNLHVVWDELLIRRVRKPWFQYAEELRTRITPERLAHWQRSRDVCAWATESAKLAADFAYQVPRDGQIAEAYFDRTIPVVEDRLLAAGVRLAVLLNGICGDRKATATAPASGPAPNVPEGSRPAIAGRLPRGVAAVRGQKNTGAGGRPLAPARFRFSP, encoded by the coding sequence ATGCGCATCCGTGGAGCCCGGGTCGTTGCGGCGATCGTGGTTGGACTGGTCCCTTCGCCGTGTTTTGCATGGGCTGGGGACGGGCACCGGATCATCGCCGAGATTGCCGCTCGCCAGTTGGATCCCAGAACCGAGCAGGAGATTCGGGCCTTGCTCGGCGACAAGTCGATCGTAGAGGTGGCCAACTGGGCCGATGAAATCAAGAGTGACCGCAGCTACGATTGGGCCAAGCCGTTGCACTACGTGAACGTGCCGGCGGGGGCCACCTCGTTCAAGATGGATCGCGACTGCGCGAAGAGCGGGTGCGTCGTCTCCGCCATTCTCGACTATCAGACTGTGCTTCTCGACGAGAAGGCCACAACCGCCCAGCGGGCTGAAGCGCTGAAGTTCCTGATCCACTTCGTCGGCGACATCCATCAGCCTCTGCATGTGGGGCGGGCCGTGGACCGGGGAGGAAACGACATCAAGGTCGAGTTCTTCTTCGATCGGACGAATCTGCATGTGGTCTGGGACGAGCTGCTGATTCGCCGTGTGAGGAAACCCTGGTTTCAGTACGCCGAGGAGCTTCGTACGAGGATTACGCCCGAGAGGCTCGCCCATTGGCAACGGAGCAGGGATGTCTGCGCGTGGGCGACGGAATCCGCCAAGCTGGCCGCGGACTTCGCCTACCAGGTCCCCAGGGATGGCCAGATCGCCGAGGCGTATTTCGACCGGACCATCCCCGTCGTGGAGGATCGTCTGTTGGCGGCCGGGGTACGATTGGCGGTGTTGCTGAACGGAATCTGCGGGGATCGAAAAGCGACCGCGACGGCACCGGCTTCCGGGCCGGCTCCGAACGTTCCGGAGGGGAGCAGACCCGCGATCGCCGGGCGTTTGCCGCGGGGGGTGGCAGCAGTCCGAGGACAGAAGAACACCGGGGCAGGCGGTCGCCCGCTCGCCCCGGCGCGGTTTCGGTTCTCACCGTGA
- a CDS encoding glycosyltransferase family 2 protein: protein MSAECSIIVPVFNDGASLPSLHLRLTAMLRRLAIPYEILYVDNGSTDQTPDIISALHREEGAVKGIILSRRFGRQAALCAGLEAATGRSVITIDGNLADPPEVIPRLIEAWHEGYEVIFARRRRNKNLVHRVASRICRRILRQVSEVPIPTDTGELTLMDRRAVEELNSLPERTRFITGLRSWVGFRQAVLEYTPESPRLGAGPVYSLSRQLHTVVEGVLAFSSAPLRLITTLGCAVGLISMAGLLIAGFRFGIVDPGIAGSLLVGCGLGLLGGIQLICLGIVGEYMARVYQEVRNRPLYVTRERVGFLPHPRAVRNILEFLPTEPTGVQEVATDVLVRETRLVQPLEPLRAETA, encoded by the coding sequence GTGTCAGCCGAATGTTCGATTATCGTTCCGGTGTTCAATGACGGGGCTTCTCTGCCCAGCCTTCATCTCCGTCTTACCGCCATGCTCCGCCGGCTGGCGATTCCGTATGAGATCCTCTACGTGGATAACGGGAGCACGGACCAGACGCCAGACATCATCAGCGCCCTGCACCGCGAAGAGGGTGCGGTCAAAGGGATCATCCTGTCGCGTCGGTTCGGGCGTCAGGCGGCGCTGTGTGCCGGGCTCGAGGCGGCCACCGGTCGGTCGGTCATCACCATCGACGGCAACCTGGCCGACCCGCCGGAAGTCATTCCTCGGCTCATCGAAGCCTGGCACGAAGGCTATGAGGTGATCTTCGCCCGTCGCCGGCGCAACAAGAACCTGGTTCACCGGGTGGCCAGCCGGATCTGCCGTCGGATTCTGCGCCAGGTCAGCGAGGTGCCCATTCCGACCGACACGGGCGAGCTGACTCTCATGGACCGCCGGGCGGTGGAGGAACTCAACAGCCTGCCGGAACGCACCCGGTTCATTACCGGTCTGCGGAGCTGGGTTGGTTTCCGTCAGGCGGTGCTCGAGTACACGCCTGAGTCGCCCAGGTTGGGAGCCGGTCCGGTTTACTCTCTGTCGCGGCAGCTGCATACCGTCGTGGAGGGCGTGCTGGCTTTCTCGAGTGCTCCGCTCAGGCTCATCACCACACTGGGATGCGCGGTCGGCCTGATTTCGATGGCCGGTCTGTTGATCGCCGGTTTCCGGTTCGGGATCGTCGATCCGGGAATCGCCGGATCGCTGCTGGTCGGCTGTGGTCTGGGATTACTGGGGGGCATTCAACTGATCTGTCTGGGGATCGTGGGCGAGTACATGGCCCGGGTCTACCAGGAAGTCCGCAACCGCCCGCTGTATGTGACGCGCGAGCGAGTCGGTTTCCTTCCGCACCCTCGAGCCGTTCGCAACATTCTCGAGTTCCTGCCGACAGAACCTACGGGTGTTCAGGAGGTCGCCACGGACGTCCTGGTCCGTGAGACCCGGCTGGTTCAGCCGCTTGAGCCGCTGCGGGCCGAGACAGCTTGA
- a CDS encoding PilZ domain-containing protein, which produces MTNMHPLGADQQAEWLQEAAGDRVSLTINYHGVGAWATLKSRLLRADRSGDLLVILYPYVADGAQPEIVVGESLGVAFRRGHEKCVFESQVIGRTNYPMGGGIEAPVLEIAWPDSVHELQRRLFSRTRVPPRVVIPVDVARCQPAADKLGQSARGVLLDLSAGGISVALPEAKGPRWRAGDILTCSFALESGRSVQKVTGTLRHCDKTPDGRRRLGLQFVGLETSASGRRTIESIARVASRFRRLEIPECR; this is translated from the coding sequence ATGACGAACATGCATCCCCTGGGGGCCGATCAGCAGGCGGAGTGGCTTCAGGAAGCGGCCGGTGATCGGGTTTCGCTCACCATCAACTACCACGGTGTTGGAGCCTGGGCCACGCTGAAGTCCCGTCTGTTGCGCGCCGATCGATCCGGCGATCTGTTGGTGATCCTCTATCCGTACGTTGCCGACGGCGCTCAGCCTGAGATCGTCGTCGGGGAGAGCCTGGGCGTCGCATTCCGCCGTGGACACGAGAAGTGTGTCTTCGAAAGCCAGGTGATCGGTCGCACGAACTATCCCATGGGTGGGGGGATCGAGGCACCGGTCCTGGAGATCGCCTGGCCGGACAGCGTTCACGAATTGCAGCGGCGCCTCTTTTCGCGGACCCGGGTTCCGCCCCGGGTCGTTATTCCTGTCGATGTGGCTCGCTGCCAGCCGGCCGCCGACAAGCTTGGGCAGTCCGCCCGCGGCGTGCTGCTGGATCTCTCGGCCGGGGGCATCAGTGTCGCCTTGCCGGAAGCCAAGGGGCCTCGCTGGAGGGCCGGTGACATCCTGACCTGCAGCTTCGCTCTGGAGTCCGGCCGCTCGGTGCAGAAAGTGACCGGGACATTGCGGCACTGTGACAAGACTCCCGACGGCCGGCGGCGCCTTGGCCTTCAGTTCGTGGGCCTGGAGACATCGGCCAGCGGCCGGCGGACCATCGAATCCATCGCCCGGGTTGCCAGCCGGTTCCGCCGCCTGGAAATCCCCGAGTGCCGCTGA
- a CDS encoding rhomboid family intramembrane serine protease: MFIPISTDTSIRRTPWVNYGLVTANLIAFLLTQASHTGGRHTEPSTLAVWLGGGVLDGQSPELYQFFTYQFLHANFAHIAGNMLFLWVFGNAVNAKMGHAPYLLFYLAGGVFAATAYGFGNDQALIGASGSIAAVTGAYLALFPRSHITVLYWFIVIGTFELPSMLMIVFKLILWDNIMAPKMVGGSNVAFGAHLAGYFFGFLALVFMLWLHAMPRDQFDVVALWRRWLQRQAMATAMGDPNAQARAQYGRVARPVSVDAVAGPHGEPVIVSDPIVTLRSEITDALDRNERDAAASLYEKLMEIDPRQVLPRQQQLDIGNQLCFSGRLPQAAATYEKFLNQYPTAQEADQVRLLLGIIYVRDLHQYEIAEGHLAKVLGRLPDAKHDEKCRYWLNVALTSLGKPGLGTA; the protein is encoded by the coding sequence ATGTTCATTCCCATCTCAACGGATACTTCCATCCGCCGCACGCCGTGGGTCAACTACGGCTTGGTGACCGCGAACCTGATTGCGTTCCTGCTCACCCAGGCAAGCCACACGGGCGGTCGGCACACTGAGCCATCCACGCTTGCGGTGTGGCTGGGCGGCGGCGTCCTCGACGGCCAGTCGCCGGAGCTCTACCAGTTTTTCACCTACCAGTTCCTGCATGCCAACTTCGCCCATATCGCGGGCAACATGCTGTTCCTGTGGGTGTTTGGCAACGCGGTCAACGCGAAGATGGGTCACGCACCGTACCTCCTGTTCTACCTGGCCGGCGGCGTGTTTGCCGCCACAGCGTACGGCTTCGGCAACGACCAGGCCTTGATCGGTGCTTCGGGGTCGATCGCGGCCGTCACCGGCGCCTACCTGGCCCTCTTCCCGCGCAGCCACATCACTGTCCTCTACTGGTTCATCGTGATCGGCACGTTCGAGCTGCCGAGCATGCTCATGATCGTCTTCAAGCTGATCCTGTGGGACAACATCATGGCTCCGAAGATGGTCGGCGGCTCCAATGTTGCGTTTGGTGCCCATCTCGCGGGCTACTTCTTCGGCTTCCTTGCCCTGGTGTTCATGCTCTGGCTGCACGCCATGCCACGCGACCAGTTCGACGTCGTTGCCCTGTGGCGCCGGTGGCTGCAGCGGCAGGCCATGGCGACGGCCATGGGCGACCCCAACGCCCAGGCTCGGGCCCAGTACGGGCGGGTCGCACGCCCCGTCTCCGTCGACGCGGTGGCCGGGCCCCACGGGGAACCCGTGATCGTCTCGGACCCGATCGTCACGCTTCGATCCGAGATCACCGACGCCCTGGATCGCAACGAACGGGATGCCGCGGCCAGCTTGTACGAGAAGCTGATGGAGATCGACCCCCGGCAGGTCCTGCCCCGCCAGCAGCAGCTCGACATCGGCAACCAACTCTGTTTCAGCGGCCGACTGCCCCAGGCAGCCGCCACCTACGAGAAGTTCCTCAACCAATACCCCACCGCCCAGGAGGCAGACCAGGTGCGGTTGCTCCTGGGGATCATCTACGTCCGCGATTTGCACCAGTACGAGATCGCCGAGGGTCACCTCGCCAAGGTGCTCGGCAGGCTCCCGGACGCCAAGCACGATGAGAAGTGCCGGTACTGGCTCAATGTCGCCCTGACGTCCCTGGGCAAGCCGGGGCTGGGAACTGCGTGA
- a CDS encoding DUF1844 domain-containing protein, with protein MPDPNNEQPKIIVDDDWKAQAQREKEEADRQTREHEESGSLPAAHLAEIVQMIALQASVGLGLVTDPRSGQPIPPDLAVAKHFIDLLTLLRQKTGDNLDDVEKKIVEGTLYELQMAFVHVASGGPAGGNQETSPK; from the coding sequence ATGCCGGACCCCAACAACGAGCAGCCGAAGATCATCGTCGATGACGACTGGAAAGCCCAAGCCCAGCGCGAGAAAGAAGAAGCAGACCGACAGACCCGGGAGCACGAGGAGAGCGGAAGCCTGCCCGCGGCGCATCTGGCCGAGATCGTGCAGATGATCGCCTTGCAGGCCAGCGTCGGACTGGGCCTGGTGACCGACCCCCGCAGCGGCCAGCCGATTCCGCCCGACCTGGCAGTCGCCAAGCACTTCATCGACCTGCTGACTCTCTTGCGGCAGAAGACGGGCGACAACCTGGACGACGTCGAGAAGAAGATCGTCGAGGGTACGCTGTACGAACTGCAGATGGCGTTTGTGCATGTTGCCAGCGGCGGACCGGCGGGCGGCAACCAGGAAACCTCACCGAAGTAG
- a CDS encoding FxsA family protein, translated as MVLRLLLLFTLVPLVELAILIKIGSRIGAGTTIAMVLLIGFVGAAVARHEGWRTIQGIQADMAAGRLPGDRLVDGLLILIGGILLITPGVLTDIAGLLLFLPPVRALVRADMKRRLRTRITLLTPGSFGPQRDDDFIDVEARPPGTPDSESRAR; from the coding sequence ATGGTTCTCCGCTTGCTGCTGCTGTTCACCCTTGTGCCGCTGGTTGAGCTGGCCATCCTGATCAAGATCGGGAGCCGCATCGGGGCAGGCACGACCATCGCGATGGTCTTGCTGATCGGCTTCGTCGGCGCGGCCGTCGCCCGGCATGAGGGATGGCGCACGATCCAGGGCATTCAGGCCGACATGGCCGCCGGACGCCTGCCGGGTGATCGCCTGGTCGACGGGCTGCTCATCCTGATCGGAGGTATCCTGCTGATCACGCCCGGCGTGCTCACCGACATCGCCGGTCTGCTTCTCTTCCTGCCACCCGTGCGGGCCTTGGTCCGGGCCGACATGAAGCGCAGGCTGCGGACCAGAATCACCCTGCTCACCCCGGGGTCATTCGGGCCACAACGGGATGACGACTTCATCGACGTCGAAGCCCGTCCGCCAGGAACGCCGGACAGCGAATCGCGGGCCCGATAG
- a CDS encoding PilZ domain-containing protein, protein MPYAIDLNSRQSVRTLEQAIRHGAEVLIEPRIWPDGEPIPCRMQPPSVAGSRAALACRIMAAADASSASREAQVVLANEAAFTTMLARIDALVGTYCDLSIRLGDHLYLCSCDVLRIEKPAAADHHPVVHLTRPETIQVTQRRRFHRISLADSTKIRLHWIRSDDTADEGIGWICNISADGLACRVDAHVADRLWIGEQIQVNFALSPTDTQRFMLEATICSKTPTGTEGKVMIGVQFLTGPSHQYSTQAVESLRRRLLSRHLLTSRPAKEEGL, encoded by the coding sequence ATGCCATACGCAATCGATCTCAACTCGCGGCAGTCCGTCCGGACGCTGGAACAGGCGATCCGGCATGGGGCTGAAGTCCTGATTGAGCCGAGAATCTGGCCTGACGGTGAGCCGATCCCGTGCCGGATGCAACCGCCGTCCGTCGCCGGCTCCAGGGCGGCGCTGGCTTGCCGGATCATGGCTGCGGCCGATGCTTCTTCCGCCAGCCGCGAAGCTCAAGTGGTCTTGGCCAACGAGGCGGCCTTCACCACCATGCTGGCCCGCATCGACGCCCTGGTCGGCACCTACTGCGACCTTTCCATCAGGCTGGGCGACCATCTGTACCTCTGTTCCTGCGACGTCTTGCGGATCGAGAAACCCGCGGCCGCAGATCACCACCCCGTGGTTCATCTCACTCGGCCGGAGACGATCCAGGTGACGCAGCGACGCCGGTTCCACCGGATTTCGCTCGCGGATTCGACCAAGATTCGCCTTCACTGGATTCGCTCCGACGATACCGCCGACGAGGGCATCGGCTGGATCTGCAACATCAGTGCCGACGGTCTGGCCTGCCGAGTGGATGCTCATGTCGCTGACCGGCTCTGGATCGGGGAACAGATCCAGGTCAATTTCGCGCTCTCGCCGACGGACACCCAGCGGTTCATGCTCGAAGCCACCATCTGCAGCAAGACGCCGACCGGTACCGAAGGCAAGGTGATGATCGGGGTTCAGTTCCTCACCGGACCGTCACATCAGTATTCCACGCAGGCCGTGGAGTCGCTTCGTCGCCGGCTGCTCAGCCGCCACCTGCTGACCAGTCGGCCTGCGAAGGAGGAGGGACTATGA